One part of the Neisseria zalophi genome encodes these proteins:
- a CDS encoding thymidylate synthase, translating into MKAYLDLMRHVLEHGADKSDRTGTGTRSVFGYQMRFDLREGFPLLTTKKLHLRSIIHELLWFLKGDTNIQYLKDNQVSIWDEWADENGNLGPVYGYQWRSWPAPDGRHIDQIANVIQQIKNNPDSRRLMVSAWNPALIEEMALPPCHALFQFYVVNGQLSCQLYQRSADIFLGVPFNIASYALLTMMVAQVCGLEAGEFIHTFGDAHLYSNHFEQAELQLSRTPRALPKMKINPEVTDLFSFRFEDFELTDYDPHPHIKAPVAV; encoded by the coding sequence ATGAAGGCCTATCTCGACCTGATGCGCCATGTACTCGAACACGGTGCCGATAAATCCGACCGTACCGGTACGGGTACCCGTTCCGTATTCGGTTATCAGATGCGCTTCGATTTGCGGGAAGGTTTTCCGCTACTAACCACCAAAAAACTACATCTGCGTTCGATTATCCACGAGCTGCTTTGGTTTCTCAAAGGTGACACCAATATCCAATATTTAAAAGACAATCAAGTGTCTATTTGGGACGAATGGGCAGACGAAAACGGCAATTTAGGCCCGGTTTACGGCTATCAATGGCGCAGTTGGCCCGCTCCCGACGGCAGACACATCGACCAAATCGCCAACGTCATCCAACAAATTAAAAACAATCCCGACAGCCGCCGCTTAATGGTTTCGGCATGGAATCCGGCCTTAATTGAAGAAATGGCGCTTCCGCCCTGTCATGCCCTGTTTCAATTTTATGTTGTCAACGGCCAGCTTTCCTGCCAGCTTTACCAACGCAGTGCCGATATTTTTCTGGGCGTGCCGTTTAATATCGCCAGCTACGCCTTGCTAACCATGATGGTTGCCCAAGTGTGCGGTTTGGAAGCGGGTGAGTTTATCCATACCTTCGGCGATGCCCATCTATACAGCAACCATTTCGAGCAAGCCGAACTGCAATTAAGCCGTACCCCGCGCGCGCTGCCGAAAATGAAAATCAACCCGGAAGTGACCGATTTATTCTCGTTCCGCTTTGAGGATTTCGAGCTGACGGATTACGACCCTCATCCGCATATTAAAGCCCCAGTAGCGGTATAA
- a CDS encoding ABC transporter substrate-binding protein has translation MSFSPFRFSAYAVAAILLTACGQSSDNPQQSAGTQQPSASIVTRNNVTEPQSLDPHQITGVPEINIVRDLLEGLVETDETGAIIPAVAESWESADNKIWTFKLRPDARWSNGDPVTAEDFVYSWRRLVDPKTASQYASYLQAAKIANIDDILDGKKPADSLGVKAVDPHTLQITLTAAVPYFPQMLYHAATKPVHRATVEKYGVKWTQPENFVGNGAYVMDKWVVNERIELVKNPQYRDADHVKIERVVFVPIGSQTDDVARYEAGEIDITDALPPEMYAGLQEKYPQQLKRSPYLCTYYFEINNQKPPFDDVRVRKALSLALDRDIIASKVLGRGEEAAYNLTRVGTSGFVPYDPEWRKLAYPARVTEAKKLLAEAGYDENHPLTFNFLYNTSEQHKKISIAAASMWQQAFGFVKVNLENQEWKTYLDNRRSGNYQIARASWCGDYNEPSTFLNTLQSDNSSNRAFYKNPEYDALLAQTLQAGISDQQRAEYYTQAEVLIDRDTAIIPVYGYVNSRLVKPRIGGYSDKDVLNELPSKRLFIQP, from the coding sequence ATGTCGTTTTCCCCGTTCCGTTTTTCCGCTTATGCCGTTGCCGCTATCCTGCTTACCGCATGCGGCCAATCATCCGACAACCCGCAACAATCGGCGGGAACACAGCAGCCTTCCGCCTCTATCGTTACCCGAAATAACGTTACCGAACCGCAGTCTCTCGACCCCCATCAGATTACCGGCGTGCCCGAAATCAATATTGTGCGCGACCTATTGGAAGGATTGGTAGAAACCGATGAAACGGGTGCCATTATTCCGGCCGTTGCCGAATCATGGGAAAGCGCCGACAATAAAATATGGACTTTCAAACTGCGCCCCGATGCCCGCTGGAGCAACGGCGATCCCGTTACCGCCGAAGATTTTGTTTATAGTTGGCGGCGTTTGGTTGATCCGAAAACTGCATCCCAATATGCTTCTTATCTTCAGGCGGCCAAAATAGCGAATATAGACGATATTCTCGATGGTAAAAAACCGGCCGACAGCTTAGGCGTTAAAGCCGTTGATCCGCATACTTTGCAAATCACCCTCACCGCCGCCGTGCCCTATTTCCCCCAAATGCTCTATCACGCCGCCACCAAGCCGGTACACCGTGCAACCGTGGAAAAATACGGTGTCAAATGGACACAGCCCGAAAACTTTGTCGGCAACGGCGCCTATGTGATGGACAAATGGGTGGTCAACGAACGTATCGAACTGGTGAAAAATCCCCAATACCGCGATGCCGATCATGTCAAAATTGAAAGAGTGGTATTTGTACCGATCGGTTCGCAAACCGATGATGTTGCCCGCTATGAAGCCGGCGAAATCGATATTACCGATGCCCTGCCGCCTGAAATGTATGCCGGCTTGCAAGAAAAATATCCGCAGCAACTCAAGCGCAGCCCGTATTTATGTACCTACTATTTTGAAATCAACAACCAAAAGCCGCCTTTTGACGACGTGCGCGTCCGCAAAGCCTTATCGCTGGCACTCGACCGCGACATCATTGCCTCCAAAGTACTCGGGCGCGGTGAAGAAGCCGCCTACAACCTGACCCGCGTCGGCACTAGCGGCTTTGTGCCTTATGATCCCGAATGGCGCAAACTCGCTTATCCAGCTCGCGTTACCGAAGCCAAAAAGCTATTAGCCGAAGCCGGGTATGATGAAAACCACCCGCTCACGTTTAATTTCCTTTACAACACTTCCGAACAGCACAAAAAAATCTCCATTGCCGCCGCCTCAATGTGGCAGCAGGCATTCGGTTTTGTGAAAGTCAATCTCGAAAACCAAGAATGGAAAACCTATCTCGACAACCGGCGCAGCGGCAACTATCAAATCGCCCGCGCCTCTTGGTGCGGCGACTACAACGAACCGTCCACCTTCTTAAACACCCTGCAATCGGACAACAGCAGCAACCGCGCTTTCTATAAAAATCCCGAATACGACGCCCTACTCGCACAAACCCTGCAAGCGGGCATCAGCGACCAACAACGTGCCGAATACTATACGCAGGCCGAAGTCTTAATCGACCGCGACACCGCCATTATTCCCGTTTACGGTTATGTCAACTCGCGCTTGGTCAAACCACGCATCGGCGGATATTCGGATAAAGACGTATTAAACGAACTGCCCAGCAAGCGCTTGTTTATCCAACCATAA
- the rmuC gene encoding DNA recombination protein RmuC: MNANDFTLYLILTAIAALLFGILLTWLILRSKHRNERNHLNQQLTERTRQYETATQQHTEAEHALTELQQQFQTAQTHLAASETRNRQIEPLQNELAQSRHHQQETQDKLQEIHSRLAAAQQHINSLQEREQELGRLKEDYQELQQQLADTRIRNERLHTQIDQERAAQQEKIELLTEARQSMTDQFQNLANSILEEKTKRFTEHNTESIHRLLTPLNERMGKFSELVQTTYEKEAKERLTLENELKRLQTLNTQLHTDAKALTDALTGVQNKTQGNWGEMVLETVLENSGLTKGREYIVQAAGTRREEDGSTRRLQPDVLVNLPDNKQIIIDSKVSLTAYVRYTQAQTPAEAERELAAHIASVRAHVKSLSLKQYNDIEGVNTLDFVFMFIPVEPAYLLALQHDDTLFQECFDKRIMPVGPSTLLATLRTVANIWRNEQQNQNALTIAEEGGKLYDKFVGFISTLENVGKNIEQAHTHYQSAFKQLSEGRGNLVNRAEKLRKLGIKASKQLEKSLAEKAAEEALNLPESPNDNQEDNTAV; encoded by the coding sequence ATGAATGCCAACGACTTCACCCTTTATCTGATACTCACCGCCATTGCCGCCTTATTGTTCGGCATATTATTGACTTGGCTGATATTACGCAGCAAACACCGCAACGAGCGAAACCACCTAAATCAGCAATTAACCGAACGCACTCGCCAATATGAAACCGCCACGCAACAGCATACCGAAGCCGAGCATGCCTTAACCGAATTGCAACAACAGTTTCAGACGGCCCAAACCCATCTGGCCGCCTCCGAAACCCGCAACCGCCAAATCGAACCTTTGCAAAACGAACTGGCGCAAAGCCGGCACCACCAACAAGAAACGCAAGACAAACTTCAAGAAATCCACAGCCGTTTGGCCGCCGCACAGCAACACATCAACAGCCTGCAAGAGCGCGAACAAGAATTAGGCCGTTTGAAAGAAGACTATCAAGAATTGCAACAACAACTGGCCGACACCCGTATCCGCAACGAACGCCTGCACACCCAAATCGATCAGGAACGCGCCGCCCAACAGGAAAAAATCGAACTGCTGACCGAAGCCCGCCAAAGCATGACCGACCAATTCCAAAACCTGGCCAACAGCATTCTCGAAGAAAAAACCAAACGCTTCACCGAGCACAATACCGAAAGCATCCACCGCCTGCTCACTCCACTCAACGAACGCATGGGCAAATTCAGCGAATTGGTACAAACCACCTACGAAAAAGAAGCCAAAGAGCGGCTAACTCTTGAAAACGAGCTCAAGCGCCTGCAAACCCTCAACACCCAACTGCATACCGATGCCAAAGCCCTCACCGACGCACTCACCGGCGTACAAAACAAAACACAAGGCAACTGGGGGGAAATGGTATTGGAAACCGTTTTGGAAAACTCAGGCCTCACCAAAGGCCGGGAATACATTGTCCAAGCCGCCGGTACGCGTCGCGAAGAAGATGGCAGCACCCGCCGCCTGCAACCCGACGTTTTGGTCAACCTGCCCGATAACAAACAAATCATTATCGACAGCAAAGTATCGCTTACCGCTTATGTGCGCTACACACAGGCACAAACACCGGCCGAAGCCGAACGCGAATTGGCCGCCCATATCGCCAGCGTACGGGCGCACGTGAAAAGCCTGTCGCTGAAACAATATAACGATATAGAAGGCGTGAACACATTGGATTTTGTCTTCATGTTTATTCCGGTCGAGCCTGCCTATCTGCTCGCCCTGCAACACGACGACACCCTCTTCCAAGAATGCTTCGACAAACGCATTATGCCCGTCGGCCCCAGCACCCTGCTGGCCACCCTGCGTACAGTTGCCAATATCTGGCGCAACGAGCAACAAAACCAAAATGCCCTCACCATCGCCGAAGAAGGCGGCAAACTCTACGATAAATTCGTCGGCTTTATCTCTACCCTAGAAAACGTCGGCAAAAATATCGAACAGGCACATACCCATTACCAATCGGCTTTCAAACAGCTTTCCGAAGGCCGCGGCAATCTGGTTAACCGTGCCGAAAAACTGCGTAAGTTAGGGATAAAAGCCAGTAAACAACTGGAAAAAAGTTTGGCTGAAAAAGCCGCCGAAGAAGCCTTGAACCTACCCGAGTCTCCGAACGACAATCAAGAAGACAATACAGCCGTATAG
- the kdsC gene encoding 3-deoxy-manno-octulosonate-8-phosphatase KdsC, translating into MQELSPEIQTRAAKIKLLIMDVDGVLTDGRIFIRDNGEEIKSFHTLDGHGLKMLQASGVQTAIITGRDAPSVGVRVKQLGIRHYYKGIHDKRAAYADLCAQAGVSEQECAFIGDDVVDLPVMVRCGLPVAVPEAHWFTLQHAAYVTQKSAGKGAVRELCDLIMQAQGNLENALQEYIK; encoded by the coding sequence ATGCAAGAGCTCTCTCCAGAAATCCAAACCCGTGCCGCCAAAATCAAACTCCTGATTATGGACGTAGACGGCGTGTTAACTGACGGACGTATTTTTATCCGTGACAACGGTGAAGAAATCAAATCATTCCACACCCTCGACGGGCACGGCCTGAAAATGTTACAGGCCAGCGGCGTTCAGACGGCCATTATTACCGGCCGTGATGCCCCTTCGGTCGGCGTACGCGTGAAGCAACTCGGCATCCGCCACTACTACAAAGGCATTCATGACAAACGTGCCGCCTATGCCGACTTATGCGCACAAGCCGGCGTCAGCGAACAAGAATGTGCCTTTATCGGTGATGACGTGGTTGATCTGCCGGTGATGGTGCGCTGCGGTTTACCTGTGGCCGTTCCCGAAGCACATTGGTTTACCTTGCAACACGCAGCCTATGTCACGCAAAAGAGTGCCGGGAAAGGTGCTGTTCGCGAATTGTGTGACCTGATTATGCAGGCACAAGGCAACTTGGAAAATGCTTTGCAGGAGTATATAAAATGA
- the lptC gene encoding LPS export ABC transporter periplasmic protein LptC encodes MMKWRHGLLFPLILAICLGGLSAWLGRISEVDIEEVELNPNEPQYAMSGIDGKRFDEQGRLKENLNAKAAWQLPKSNEVTFEKPQLVLYDNGKLLYKVESNKAGYNTENRTVTFKENVILTKTAEAERPAGILKTSNLIVDTQTKIAETKAPVEYRYGESYGTANGLVYDYNKGFLNLPSRVKAIIYDPKNI; translated from the coding sequence ATGATGAAATGGCGGCACGGCTTGCTGTTTCCCTTAATCCTAGCCATTTGTCTAGGCGGCCTTTCCGCATGGCTCGGGCGCATCAGCGAAGTCGATATTGAAGAGGTTGAACTCAATCCCAACGAACCTCAATACGCCATGTCCGGTATTGATGGCAAAAGGTTTGACGAACAAGGCCGTCTGAAAGAAAATTTAAATGCCAAAGCCGCTTGGCAATTACCTAAAAGCAACGAAGTAACCTTTGAAAAACCGCAACTTGTACTCTACGACAACGGTAAATTGCTTTACAAAGTGGAAAGCAACAAAGCCGGCTACAACACCGAAAACCGCACGGTTACCTTTAAAGAAAATGTTATATTAACCAAAACCGCAGAAGCAGAACGCCCTGCCGGCATTTTAAAAACCAGCAACCTAATCGTAGATACGCAAACAAAAATTGCCGAAACCAAAGCACCGGTTGAATACCGCTACGGCGAATCCTACGGCACAGCAAACGGCTTGGTTTATGATTACAATAAAGGCTTCCTGAACCTGCCCTCCCGAGTGAAAGCGATTATTTATGATCCCAAAAATATTTAA
- the lptA gene encoding lipopolysaccharide transport periplasmic protein LptA yields MIPKIFNIALLTAVLAVPVSAFALESDRKQPIQIEADQGSLDQANQVTTFSGNVIIKQGTLHINAGSVRVSRNSKGEQTISADGRPVRFGQTLDGGKGTVNGQANKVEYASATNIVKLIGNAKVQRGGDSAEGAAITYNTRTEVYTVNGSKAAGMSGNRRVTVVIQPSAK; encoded by the coding sequence ATGATCCCAAAAATATTTAATATTGCCCTTCTTACCGCCGTACTTGCTGTGCCGGTCTCCGCATTCGCACTGGAAAGCGACCGCAAACAACCTATTCAGATCGAAGCCGACCAAGGGTCACTTGATCAGGCCAATCAGGTTACTACTTTCAGCGGCAATGTGATTATCAAGCAAGGAACGTTACATATTAATGCCGGCAGCGTGCGCGTATCACGCAACAGTAAGGGCGAACAAACCATATCGGCTGACGGTCGGCCTGTCCGCTTTGGACAAACTTTAGATGGCGGAAAAGGTACGGTAAACGGCCAAGCAAACAAAGTAGAATATGCATCTGCCACCAATATCGTAAAACTGATAGGTAACGCTAAAGTACAACGCGGTGGCGACAGTGCTGAAGGTGCCGCCATCACCTACAATACTCGTACTGAAGTCTACACTGTGAACGGCAGTAAAGCAGCGGGAATGAGTGGTAACCGACGTGTTACCGTCGTCATACAACCTTCCGCTAAATAA
- the lptB gene encoding LPS export ABC transporter ATP-binding protein, translated as MTQSCLNVQNLQKSFKKRQVVKNFSLEIKSGEVVGLLGPNGAGKTTSFYMIVGLIAADAGSVTLDGQEIRHLPIHERARLGLGYLPQEASIFRKMTVEQNIRAILEISLKDKNKIDAELEKLLADLNIERLRNNPAPSLSGGERRRVEIARVLAMQPRFILLDEPFAGVDPIAVIDIQKIIEFLKTRGIGVLITDHNVRETLRICDRGYIISEGAVLASGHPEELVGNEQVRAVYLGENFNY; from the coding sequence ATGACCCAAAGCTGTTTAAACGTACAAAACCTACAAAAAAGCTTCAAAAAACGCCAAGTGGTGAAAAATTTTTCACTAGAAATTAAAAGTGGAGAGGTTGTCGGCCTGCTCGGCCCCAACGGAGCAGGTAAAACCACCAGCTTTTATATGATTGTAGGCTTGATTGCAGCCGATGCTGGCAGTGTAACGCTTGATGGGCAAGAAATACGCCATCTGCCAATACACGAACGTGCCCGTTTGGGACTTGGCTATTTGCCGCAGGAAGCATCGATTTTCCGAAAAATGACGGTAGAGCAAAATATCCGTGCTATTTTGGAAATCAGCCTCAAAGATAAAAATAAAATTGATGCCGAATTAGAAAAACTACTGGCTGATCTAAATATTGAACGACTCCGCAACAATCCAGCCCCATCTCTTTCAGGTGGTGAACGCCGCAGGGTCGAAATAGCCCGTGTATTAGCCATGCAGCCACGCTTTATTTTGCTTGACGAACCGTTTGCAGGTGTCGACCCCATTGCCGTCATTGATATTCAAAAAATTATCGAATTCCTTAAAACACGAGGTATAGGTGTGTTAATTACCGACCATAACGTACGTGAAACCTTAAGAATTTGTGATCGTGGTTATATTATTAGTGAAGGTGCCGTACTCGCTTCCGGTCATCCTGAAGAATTAGTTGGTAACGAGCAGGTAAGAGCTGTTTATTTAGGAGAGAATTTCAATTATTAA
- the rpoN gene encoding RNA polymerase factor sigma-54, which translates to MSQNLGLKLKQTQQLNQQLQQSLRILQMSGLELDREVEDWLQDNPLLERVEDNEPSDVQQNHLSAALPTSSGIGGEDAEDIWATIAEKDNFNDYLHKQVCEHPLSEAEAARIHILIDFLDDQGYLTDSLDEVLDHTPLEWMLEETDMHEALDILQTFDPPGVGASNLTESMLLQLMRLPASPARQLAAKTAQLHLDDLSRSRQQNITKMRKWFPDIDIDTIQTALDLMTNLNPYPAYGFSSTEPTHYIQPDIIVKENKNGWSISSNEKIWPKVKLNNEYCDLLKEVGEISPEWKEKLQEARQKIDSLALRKSTVLRLAEYIVAKQEDFFIFGEIGLTPMLIKDAAAELGVAESTVSRAVNHKYLSCPRGVFALRYFFTQAVSSGDGEGVSQSAVKAMIAKLVETEDKSKPHSDEALSQLLKQQGIEIARRTVAKYRESLNIPGAHQRKP; encoded by the coding sequence ATGAGCCAAAACTTAGGATTAAAACTCAAGCAAACCCAACAGCTGAACCAACAGCTGCAACAATCACTGCGTATTCTGCAAATGTCAGGGTTGGAGCTGGATCGGGAAGTTGAAGACTGGCTACAAGATAATCCTCTTTTAGAACGAGTGGAAGACAACGAACCCTCAGATGTTCAACAAAACCACTTATCTGCAGCTTTACCTACAAGTTCTGGAATTGGTGGAGAGGATGCAGAAGATATCTGGGCAACCATTGCCGAAAAAGACAATTTTAACGACTATTTGCATAAACAAGTGTGCGAGCATCCATTAAGTGAAGCAGAAGCAGCCAGAATACATATCCTCATCGACTTTTTAGACGATCAAGGCTATCTTACCGACAGCCTTGATGAAGTACTTGATCACACACCTTTAGAATGGATGTTGGAAGAAACCGACATGCATGAAGCATTGGATATTCTACAAACATTCGATCCCCCCGGTGTTGGAGCAAGTAATCTTACCGAATCCATGCTATTACAATTGATGCGACTGCCCGCCTCCCCTGCCCGCCAACTTGCGGCTAAAACTGCTCAGCTTCATTTAGATGATTTAAGCCGCAGCCGGCAACAAAATATAACCAAAATGCGCAAATGGTTTCCCGATATCGATATCGATACCATTCAGACGGCCTTAGATTTAATGACCAACCTCAACCCCTACCCTGCATACGGATTCTCCTCTACCGAACCAACACACTATATACAACCGGATATTATTGTTAAAGAAAATAAAAATGGTTGGAGTATAAGTAGCAATGAAAAAATCTGGCCCAAAGTAAAATTAAATAATGAATATTGCGACCTACTAAAAGAAGTCGGAGAAATCAGCCCCGAATGGAAAGAAAAGCTTCAAGAAGCCCGTCAAAAAATAGACAGTTTAGCACTACGTAAGAGTACTGTTTTGCGTTTAGCAGAATATATTGTAGCAAAACAAGAAGATTTTTTTATCTTTGGAGAAATCGGCCTTACCCCCATGTTAATAAAAGATGCTGCTGCCGAGCTTGGTGTTGCTGAAAGTACAGTATCACGCGCCGTAAATCATAAATATTTGTCTTGCCCGCGCGGAGTGTTTGCGCTACGCTATTTCTTCACACAAGCGGTTTCATCAGGAGATGGAGAGGGCGTCAGCCAAAGTGCTGTAAAAGCCATGATTGCCAAATTAGTCGAAACAGAAGACAAAAGTAAGCCACATTCTGATGAAGCTTTAAGCCAACTATTAAAACAACAAGGCATAGAAATTGCCAGGCGTACGGTTGCCAAATATCGTGAATCATTAAATATTCCAGGGGCACACCAAAGGAAACCTTAA
- the hpf gene encoding ribosome hibernation-promoting factor, HPF/YfiA family, which translates to MNLKINGLNFEVTEAIKNHVTGKLERINRHAANVISVVITLSVEKLNNQAEADVHLAGKDLHIQTVESDMYAAIDILMDKVDRAILKHKGKSSDVRSTVKPQPIDE; encoded by the coding sequence ATGAATTTAAAAATTAACGGTTTGAATTTTGAAGTAACCGAAGCCATTAAAAATCATGTAACCGGCAAATTAGAACGTATAAACCGCCATGCCGCCAATGTAATTTCTGTCGTTATCACCTTATCGGTAGAAAAACTAAATAATCAAGCAGAAGCCGATGTTCATTTGGCAGGTAAAGATTTACATATACAAACCGTTGAATCTGATATGTATGCTGCGATTGACATTTTGATGGATAAAGTAGACCGAGCTATCTTAAAACATAAAGGCAAAAGTAGTGATGTACGTTCCACGGTTAAACCTCAACCCATAGATGAATAA
- a CDS encoding ComEA family DNA-binding protein → MKRYLLGIWAALSVTMAAAAVNINTAGAEELAELPGIGPSKAAAIVAYRDENGAFKSVAELKNVKGIGDGILAKVREEAVTADNADNANKKAKPALKK, encoded by the coding sequence ATGAAGCGTTATTTGTTGGGCATCTGGGCGGCGCTATCGGTGACGATGGCTGCGGCAGCGGTGAATATCAATACGGCGGGGGCGGAGGAGTTGGCCGAGCTGCCGGGTATCGGGCCCTCGAAGGCGGCGGCGATTGTGGCCTACCGTGATGAGAATGGTGCCTTTAAGTCGGTGGCAGAGTTGAAGAATGTGAAGGGGATTGGCGACGGTATTTTAGCGAAGGTACGCGAAGAGGCCGTTACCGCCGATAATGCCGACAATGCCAATAAAAAAGCCAAACCCGCTCTGAAAAAGTAA
- the thrB gene encoding homoserine kinase, giving the protein MSVYTSVSDEEMCQFLTDYDLGDFLSLQGIAQGITNSNYFLTTTKGRFVLTIFEALKQNELPFFLILKQHLSQNGVACPAPIPRKDGKFDSVLSGKPACLVTCLEGSNTSWPSEKQCFHTGEMLAKMHLAGKNFPLTMDNPRYTRWWHEAAVRLQPMLNTEDAELLQSEIRFIDEHNGENLPSGIIHADLFKDNVLLNGEEVAGFIDFYYACNGNFMYDLAIAVNDWARTADNQPDATLEQAFLAGYESIRSLSAEEHNYYPIAKRAGCLRFWVSRLMDFHFPQEGEITFIKDPNVFRDLLLKLRAG; this is encoded by the coding sequence ATGTCTGTTTATACCAGTGTTTCCGATGAAGAGATGTGCCAGTTTCTGACTGATTACGATTTAGGTGATTTTCTTTCACTTCAAGGAATTGCTCAAGGAATTACCAATAGTAATTACTTTTTAACGACAACTAAGGGGCGTTTTGTTTTAACTATTTTCGAAGCATTAAAACAAAATGAACTGCCTTTCTTTTTAATTCTGAAACAACATCTAAGCCAAAACGGTGTCGCCTGCCCTGCTCCTATACCCCGTAAAGACGGAAAGTTTGACTCGGTTTTATCGGGAAAACCAGCTTGCTTGGTAACTTGTCTAGAGGGTTCAAATACTAGTTGGCCGTCTGAAAAACAGTGTTTCCATACCGGTGAAATGTTGGCCAAAATGCATCTAGCCGGCAAAAACTTTCCATTAACCATGGATAATCCCCGTTACACACGATGGTGGCACGAGGCTGCCGTTCGATTACAGCCTATGTTAAATACGGAAGATGCTGAATTACTCCAAAGTGAAATCCGTTTTATTGATGAACATAATGGTGAAAATTTACCATCAGGTATTATTCATGCGGATCTGTTTAAAGATAATGTTTTATTAAATGGTGAGGAAGTTGCCGGTTTTATTGATTTTTATTACGCCTGCAATGGTAATTTTATGTATGACTTAGCCATTGCCGTAAATGACTGGGCACGAACTGCCGATAATCAGCCTGACGCCACTCTTGAGCAGGCTTTTTTAGCCGGATATGAAAGTATCCGCTCATTAAGTGCTGAAGAGCACAATTATTACCCTATTGCAAAACGAGCCGGCTGCCTACGTTTTTGGGTCTCTCGTCTTATGGATTTTCATTTCCCCCAGGAAGGTGAAATCACATTCATTAAAGATCCCAATGTTTTTAGAGATTTATTACTTAAATTACGAGCCGGATAA